Genomic DNA from Sporosarcina sp. ANT_H38:
TGCCTCCGCCAGCGCGGCAATCGCTTTATGGTAACCGTTCGATTCCGAGACGTCCTTGAATTTCGGGTTCTCGACATCCGTTAGATCCATTTTCGTCAATTTCGCAATGATTGAGGCTGCTTGACCTCGCGTGATCGGATTGCCCGGCTTGAATGTACCGTCCGGGTATCCTCCAATGATATTGCGTTCAGCAAGTTCATACACCGCTTCTGCAAAATGCTTTGTCGTCGGTACGTCAGAGAATCGCTGATTGCCTGCTGTGACTGTTAAAGGCAAACTGCACATGAGCACCAGTGCGCCAAATGTTGTAAGTAGTTTTTTCTTCAATTGTTGCCATCCTCTCTGTTTCATATGTTTCTATCTTGTAAGCAACGTAAAGACGAGAGATTTCCGGAAAAGTTTCAAAGAAATTTAAAAAGAATTAAAAGACGTACCCTGTGTTCAGTCATTAGTGTGTGGTGCACAGGCAGGCATCGCAAAAAAATCTAAAATGCAAAAGCAGGATTCCCGATACCATCGAGTCCTGCTTTTTATGAAAATCACTTTATACTATTACTTCAAATAAAACGACGACCCATCAATCATCTCAACATCGTCCCTATTTTTAACCTCTTTAATAACGTTAAAAAGAGCATCATCCTTCTTTTTCGCCTCAATCATACAATCGATTTGAGGAACCGAACCTTTGATTTCCTTTAAAAAACTGAAAAACATGTCCACATCCACATAATCTGAATGGTGACGGAATGCGTCCTCACTTTTTGGACTAGAGATATGCATTTTGATTGGGAGGGGCGAGTCCTTCCATGTTGCTACTACACGGTCCCAATTATCTTCCCACTTTTCATGACGATGGTGAGCCTGATGATGATGAAAATCAAATACAAGCGGAATTCCTAACTTTTCACATACATAAAGCGTATCGTCCAGTGTAAATGAAGTATCATCATTTTCGAGCATGATCATCTGTTGAATGTGCTTTGGGAAATCAACCCAATTTGCAACAAATCGGTCCAAAGACTTTTCTGTTTCTTTATAGTTGCCACCGACATGGAGCACACAACGATGAGTAGAATCAATGTTCATTCCCTTTAACAATAAATAATGCATAGTTAAGGTTTTTAATGAATTCTCCAACACCTCTTTTTTAAAGGAATTCAGAACAACAAAATGATCGGGATGAAAATCAATTCTTAGCTGATGTTTTCTAACAAACTCCCCAATTTCGTCCAATTTCTTTTTTAACGGCTCCATATAATTCCAATTAGGAAGTTCTCCATGGTTCGCCAATGGAATCAGTCGAGAGGTTAAGCGATAAAAATGAATTCCATTAAATACATTATGTTTCAGCAATCTATGTGTATTTTCAAGATTAGCCAGCGCAATCCTTTCCAATTTGCGAATCGCCGCCTCACGATCCCCGATCTTTTGGAACTGAGCAAACGTCATTGTTTTGGATGGAGAAGCATTTTTCAGTTCCATACTCATCGCAACATATCCTAGTCGTACAATCGTCATTTTAGCACCTCATCCATCAGTATGAAGCTAATGTGGTGACAGTAGACATTGTTATGCCCTTACGATTAAACTATCCTTCTTGCTTTTCAAATAGATTGCATAGGTAGTATAAGCAGGCAAATCACATCCAAATTTGTGATCCAGTTCATATAGATTCTCTTTTTGTAGATACGAATCCGAAGAAATCCCCACTCATCAAGTATTTGACGAGAAGTGCTATTTGAATGATCTAATTGTATTGGTGCGATGTTAAATAATTAAAATTCGATAATTGTTATAAAAATACAAATGAAATCGTTCTAAACATTGGTTTAACAGACTTTTCATTTTTCATACAATTGCATTCAATTTTCTGAATTGTTCAATGCGGGTACCTGAAATTATGACAAACAGGAAGAGTTGCTTTATGGCAAGCGTGGACTCGTTTTGACACGAAAAAAAGTGAATTTCACACCATTCGCCTACAGAAGCATCCGCAGAGCCATGTTGGTTGAATAAAAAAAAGAAAAATATAGTTGATTCGAACACAACCCCAATGGACAATGAAGCTCTAGAAGAGTTGCTCAAAGTCGCTGATACAGTCGAATTCGAATGGTCTGAGGCAGTTAGACGAAGCATTTGAACATCTGACAGCAGCTGACCGCAATCTCGTTCACTGGCTATTTGTGGAGGGGTTGTCCTTGTCTGAATGCGCAAAAAGGGCCGCTATTTCACTTCCGGGCATTAAAAAACGTCGGCAGAAAATACGCTAGGAAACTGTTCATTTCTTCGGTATAGCCTGCCGCGATGACAATGAATATCGCGCAACGCAGCAAGCAAACAGCTATTTGAAGACGTGCCGCTAATACCATTGACTCTGTGCTTCCATAATATAGTGCAGCTGAGCTTGTAATAAGAGGTTTTCACCTCCCCATTATCAAATTGTTTATTCATAAGTGTAATTGAATTGAAAAGGTGGTTTGGACAATGGAGTTTCAATTCGTGCTCGTAATTTTACCTTTAGCTGTTCTCACAGCTTCAATTATTGGATCGTTCTTTGTTCGGCAATGGTATTTAATACCTTTTGGTGTCTTTGCCGTATTGACTACCTTGACATTCACACTATTTAACTCGTCGTTCTTTATTTGGGTTATCGTATTCACAGTTTTTTCAACAATTGTAAGTTTCGTAATGAGTTTAATTCGAAAAGGAAATCAGGGGTCAGTTGTATGACATTGCATATTGAGAATTACTACATTACGAACTATTTCACAACCTTGCATACAACTTTCACTTCATGCACACTGTTAAAAACCCAATTTTCTAAAATCATATGTTAGACTAGTAAGACAGCATAGAAAGGAAGCGATTTTATGCAATTTAAAACACTAAACAATGGACTTGATATCCCTCAACTTGGCTACGGTGTGTGGAAAATTCCTGATGAAGAAGCAAAAAACGCAGTGGAACAAGCACTGGAAGCTGGCTATCGTTTAATTGATACCGCAAAAATTTATCGAAATGAAGTTGGCGTTGGAAAAGCACTTGCCACTAGCAATGTGCCGCGAGAGGAACTATTCGTTACAACTAAACTTTGGAATGCTGATCAAGGCTACGAAAATACACTAAAAGCATTCGATGAAAGTCTTGAAAAACTGGGTCTCGATTATGTTGATCTTTATTTAATCCATTGGCCAACACCAATGTATGATACGTATGTAGAATCGTACAAGGCATTAGAAACAATTTATAAAGATGGCCGTGCAAAGGCAATTGGCGTGTGTAACTTTGATATCGAGCATCTACAGCGGATCATGAACGAATGTGAAATAATGCCGACCGTGAACCAAGTGGAGTGCCACCCCTATTTACAGCAAGCAGAACTCAAGGAGTTTTGTAAAGAACACGGCATTCTTTTCGAAGCATACAGCCCATTAATGAACGGCACCAAGGTTTTACAAGATCCTGTGATTCAAGAAATTGCACATCAATACGGCAAAACACCAGCGCAAGTCATTCTACGTTGGCATCTACAATCAGATGTCGTTGCCATCCCTAAAACAGTGAATCCTTCACGAATGGACGAAAACTTAAATGTATTTGACTTTGAATTGAGTAATACAGATTTAAATAAGATTGCTTCACTAGAACGTAACGAGCGTCATAATGCAGTGCCTAGCCAATTAAACAACCGTTAATTGCAGACATTGAAAAATAGTATAATCCCTCATTTTCTTGGTATAGAAAATGAGGGATTATTTTAACTTTCATGATTTAATGAGGGTCTTAGTCATTGTCATAGTCTTTGTCTTTGTCTTTGTCTTTGTCTTTGTCTTTGTCTTTGTCTTTGTCTTTGTCTTTGTCCTTCTCCTTCTCCTTTTCCTTCTCTTTTTCCTTTTCCTTTTCCTTTTCCTTTTCCTTTTCCTTCTCCTTTTTCTTTTCTTTGTCTTTCTTGTCCTCTTTATCCTCTTTATCTTGTTTATCTTTCTTCTGCCCGTTGTCTATCTTTATACTTTGTTTCTTTTTCTTCTTTTCAATCAATGATAACTCAAATTCCTTGTTAGGTAATTCACTTATGGATTTGGTTAAGATTTGTTGGAAGATAGTTGTAACAGTGACACCACTAGTTGCTGTCAAGTAATGGTCTTGATCGGTTTTATCATAGCCTAACCAAATTGCACCAACGATATCTGGCGTATATCCAACAAACCAGTGATCTTTTGAACCAGCAATACCAGGGAAAGGTAGTTGTGTAGTACCGGTTTTTCCAGCTACGTTTATTCCGGGTATCTGTGCATTTTTAGCTGTTCCATTTTCTACTACACCTTGTAGCATATACGTCATTTTTTGAGCAACTTCCGGTTCTGTAACTCGAGCAGACTTTTCACTCCACCTTCCAACTATTTTTCCTTCTGCATCCTTTATTTCTGAAATAGCATGAGCTTGCATCATTATTCCATCGTTCGGAAATGTGGAAAAAGCCTGAGCCATTAACAATGGTGACGTTCCTTGGTGTAAGCCCCCTAGTGCTAATCCAAGATTATGATCTTCTTTTTCTAAAGGAATGCCGAACCGCTCAATTGTACTAAAACCCTCTTCAATTCCTATTTCATTTAATAACCAAACTGCAGGTATGTTATAAGAATTAATTAGTGCATCATACATTGTGACTTTTCCGCGGTATCGTTTATCTATATTTTGTGGTTGATAGCCGTCTATATTGATTGGTTCATCAACCAGCATATCGTCAAAGTCATACCCCTGCTCCAACGCTGAAGTGTAAACAGCAAGCGGTTTTAATGCTGATCCCGGTTGCCTTACTAAATTTGTCGCATTATTAAAATGTTTGTACGTATAGTCTCCTCTTCCTCCAACTAACGCGCTAATCCCACCCGTTTTAGGATTAAGAAATACTGACCCACTTTGAATAAGTTGATCTGGCTTGCTAACTGGAAAATTGTTTTCATTCTGATAGACTTCTTCCGTAGCGTCCTGAATAACAGGGTTTAGTTCCGTATAAATGTGAAGTCCACCAGATAACACTTCATTCTCAGTTAACTTGTACATATTTACGGCTTCCTCGATTAGATAGTCAACATAATACGGATATTTCCCTTTATAATCTATCGTCTCTTTATCCGTTAATACAATGGGTTGATCTATTGTTTTTTCAAAATCTTTTTGACTGATGTATCCTTCGCTCTTCATTAATGACAGCACGATATTTCTTCGTTCAACCGCTTTTTCCATGCTCTTATAAGGTGATAAATTAGATGGGGCTTTGACTAGTCCCGCTAATGTAGCTGATTCATTTAATGTTAGTTCACTAACATCTTTACCAAAATAGACTTGTGTTGCTCGTTGAATCCCCCATGCGCCCTCACCAAAATAGATTTGGTTTAAATAACGTTCCATGATTTCATCTTTTGAGTACTTTCTCTCAATTTTCTTTGTGAATATAAGTTCTTTGAATTTACGCGTATAAGTGCGTTCCGTTGTTAGAAATACATTTTTCGAAAGTTGTTGAGTAATCGTACTACCCCCAGCTACAACTTCACCTTTAACTAGATTTTGTACTAATGCTTTTGTAATACCAAAGTAGTTAATACCGTTATGCTTATAAAAATGTTGGTCCTCTGTAGCGACAAAAGCTTCAATGAGTTCTGTCGGAATTTGATCTAGACTTACTCCTTCAATCTTTGAGTTAGAAACTTTACTAGCAACCTCACCATTTATATCATAAATATATGTAGGTTTTGGTTGTACAATATCTAATTTACTTACATCGCTAAACGATATTAAAATAGTAAATACGAATAATCCAAATAAGATAAAACTTATGAAGACTACTACTAGTCGATTGATGAGTTTTTTTGATTTAAACCAACCTTTTATACTGCTTAATCGTGTCTGTTTTTCCCTACGTTCCATTCTACTCAAACTAATACCACCTTCTATATTGCTGTAAAAAATAATGAAGCTATAATTTCCACATTTTTCTTGACTATGCATGCCTAACACTCAACACTAAACTAACTCCAATACGATATCAATAGTTTTATTGTCGCATTCCGTGTCAGTAATTGGGGACGAGGTATGTTGTATATAAGAATGAATGTACCAACTAAGCCAAGGCGTTCAAAACGAAATAGCCGAAGCAGAGTTATTTGCAATGATAGTCACTCACTCTTTTATGTTTTCATTTATTGATATGATAATTCAAACTTTCACAATATCGACATGTAAAAGCATGACTTTTTACTCATTATTTCTAAAATAGCAAGCATAAAGAAACAAAATACTAGTCACTATTGCTATAATCATAAAGTAATATATACGAGTTACCGAAAGGATTGGAAAAGAATGAAAAGTATTACGTGGAAGTTATCTTGTTTAATAATTGGATTATTCTTACTATTGTTCGTTTCATATAGTCTGCTTACCAATGTAAACATTCATAGACAGACTGTTGAGAACGCTGAGAAGCTCTCGGCAAGTAACACAGAAAAAGTTGCCGGGAAGTTAAATGAACAACTCGACAAAACAAATATAGTATTACGTACAACAAAAGGGGTTTTTGAAACTCTTCAAGCAAATAGACAATTGACATCTAATGAAGTGCTAAACATAATGAACAGAAACTTCAAAAATAATTCCCAAGTTTTTGGAATGACAGTCGTACTTGAAAAAGGGGTGCTGTCAGCCGAAGATGTCAAAAACTCGAAATTTGTGGATGACCGTGGTCGATTTGCCTCTTATTCATTCCTGGGTGAAAATGGAATTATGACCATTAAGGCGGGAGGATTCGATACCGAGGGAGCAGGTGATTGGTACCTGGTTCCGAAAAATAAAAAGACTGCTTTCTTACAGGAACCACAGGAAATGGACTTTAACGGAACAAAGATCTTGATGTCCACACTAGCAATTCCGCTTGTTTCGGAGTCAGGTGAATTCCTAGGCGTAATCGCTGCTGGGTTATCAATGGATTTCCTAAACGAGCTGGTGGAGGAGATAAAACCGGATGGCGGTTATGCTTCAATCATCACGGATGAAGGTAAATTGATCGCCAATAGTTTAAAAGAGGAAATGAATGGTTCCAACATGAAAGATGCAATCGATTGGGAGCAGGTCAAAGATATATTGAATGAGAACAAAGCGACGTCACTATACGTGAACTCGAAAAGTTATGGAGAACAAGCATTCAATACGTTTGCTCCCTTACAGATGGAAGAAGTTGCCGAAGTTTGGAGCGTTCAGACAGTATTACCTCGCACCAAGATTTTGGAACCTTTTTCTAAAATCATTATCTTCACCATTTTTTCAGCCCTTGTAATGACTGTGATCATGTCTGCAGTGACTGCTTTTTTCATCTTCAAGCAACTTAAGCCACTTGCACGACTGCAGAAATCAATGG
This window encodes:
- the uvsE gene encoding UV DNA damage repair endonuclease UvsE, producing MTIVRLGYVAMSMELKNASPSKTMTFAQFQKIGDREAAIRKLERIALANLENTHRLLKHNVFNGIHFYRLTSRLIPLANHGELPNWNYMEPLKKKLDEIGEFVRKHQLRIDFHPDHFVVLNSFKKEVLENSLKTLTMHYLLLKGMNIDSTHRCVLHVGGNYKETEKSLDRFVANWVDFPKHIQQMIMLENDDTSFTLDDTLYVCEKLGIPLVFDFHHHQAHHRHEKWEDNWDRVVATWKDSPLPIKMHISSPKSEDAFRHHSDYVDVDMFFSFLKEIKGSVPQIDCMIEAKKKDDALFNVIKEVKNRDDVEMIDGSSFYLK
- a CDS encoding DUF2651 family protein — protein: MEFQFVLVILPLAVLTASIIGSFFVRQWYLIPFGVFAVLTTLTFTLFNSSFFIWVIVFTVFSTIVSFVMSLIRKGNQGSVV
- a CDS encoding aldo/keto reductase, with product MQFKTLNNGLDIPQLGYGVWKIPDEEAKNAVEQALEAGYRLIDTAKIYRNEVGVGKALATSNVPREELFVTTKLWNADQGYENTLKAFDESLEKLGLDYVDLYLIHWPTPMYDTYVESYKALETIYKDGRAKAIGVCNFDIEHLQRIMNECEIMPTVNQVECHPYLQQAELKEFCKEHGILFEAYSPLMNGTKVLQDPVIQEIAHQYGKTPAQVILRWHLQSDVVAIPKTVNPSRMDENLNVFDFELSNTDLNKIASLERNERHNAVPSQLNNR
- a CDS encoding transglycosylase domain-containing protein, which translates into the protein MERREKQTRLSSIKGWFKSKKLINRLVVVFISFILFGLFVFTILISFSDVSKLDIVQPKPTYIYDINGEVASKVSNSKIEGVSLDQIPTELIEAFVATEDQHFYKHNGINYFGITKALVQNLVKGEVVAGGSTITQQLSKNVFLTTERTYTRKFKELIFTKKIERKYSKDEIMERYLNQIYFGEGAWGIQRATQVYFGKDVSELTLNESATLAGLVKAPSNLSPYKSMEKAVERRNIVLSLMKSEGYISQKDFEKTIDQPIVLTDKETIDYKGKYPYYVDYLIEEAVNMYKLTENEVLSGGLHIYTELNPVIQDATEEVYQNENNFPVSKPDQLIQSGSVFLNPKTGGISALVGGRGDYTYKHFNNATNLVRQPGSALKPLAVYTSALEQGYDFDDMLVDEPINIDGYQPQNIDKRYRGKVTMYDALINSYNIPAVWLLNEIGIEEGFSTIERFGIPLEKEDHNLGLALGGLHQGTSPLLMAQAFSTFPNDGIMMQAHAISEIKDAEGKIVGRWSEKSARVTEPEVAQKMTYMLQGVVENGTAKNAQIPGINVAGKTGTTQLPFPGIAGSKDHWFVGYTPDIVGAIWLGYDKTDQDHYLTATSGVTVTTIFQQILTKSISELPNKEFELSLIEKKKKKQSIKIDNGQKKDKQDKEDKEDKKDKEKKKEKEKEKEKEKEKEKEKEKEKEKDKDKDKDKDKDKDKDKDKDKDYDND
- a CDS encoding methyl-accepting chemotaxis protein → MKSITWKLSCLIIGLFLLLFVSYSLLTNVNIHRQTVENAEKLSASNTEKVAGKLNEQLDKTNIVLRTTKGVFETLQANRQLTSNEVLNIMNRNFKNNSQVFGMTVVLEKGVLSAEDVKNSKFVDDRGRFASYSFLGENGIMTIKAGGFDTEGAGDWYLVPKNKKTAFLQEPQEMDFNGTKILMSTLAIPLVSESGEFLGVIAAGLSMDFLNELVEEIKPDGGYASIITDEGKLIANSLKEEMNGSNMKDAIDWEQVKDILNENKATSLYVNSKSYGEQAFNTFAPLQMEEVAEVWSVQTVLPRTKILEPFSKIIIFTIFSALVMTVIMSAVTAFFIFKQLKPLARLQKSMEKAANGDLTETVDEKYIKEDEIGGVTASYNNMLEQTSLAISSVKEASMRLKDSSDRVHNAFEEVIASSQEVSVATEEIAQGASTQSEDAEETSKRMEELAVQINELAILSGSMGDLSRQTVESTEQGMHEVEKLREHNANANVMNSQVQKQINALTNKITGINQVIVSIQEITAQTNLLALNASIEAARAGEHGKGFAVVADEVRKLAEQSSRETEVIKKTVQEILDETKSTVAVISRNAESMEGQSHSVSSTEQSFKHNWTLTEQMNQSIIELTSNLNEMVVHKDQALLAIQNVSAVSEETAASAEQVSASSISQQKELENVADSTTQMNRIVSELDEIVKRFNVDKQ